In the Deltaproteobacteria bacterium genome, one interval contains:
- the dctP gene encoding TRAP transporter substrate-binding protein DctP: MIRRLFLKSIFGVTAWILLFSPVSAGAAGNPIVWKMASLAPKNVGWAQQFQTLVVPWIRDATDDNLRFKFYWGGVMGNDTEYLKKMRIGQLQGAGITESGVNLACPEMSVLELPFLIKGYEEVDYLRTMMFSTFDFYFGQHGFKMLLWIDQDFDQCYSTRYQMVSLEDFRKMKFGNWGGPIETATIKALGAQPVPTNVTEAYTSLKTGLTDTAIGPAMYYAGSQLFTVIKYVNPMKIRYAPAIIVINRNNYEALPDEYQENLDSGRDAVQAAFVKAGRNENARALEAMIKYGVKRAELSQENKAAFIKATRPVWDQCAGQIYPKHLLEEVLRYLDYYRAGKPVKKPLFKETAPKGKAQAQDTPARPAKQQDTRKSATSESAKESEDAQKLSAWERRKIQVRAVQEKLSALGYYASTVDGVFGPITQEAVMKYQSDKGFAQSGSIDRRLLRSLDIQEQ; encoded by the coding sequence ATGATAAGGCGGCTGTTTTTAAAAAGCATTTTCGGAGTCACTGCCTGGATACTTCTGTTTTCACCGGTTTCGGCTGGGGCGGCAGGCAATCCCATTGTCTGGAAAATGGCCTCCCTTGCCCCCAAGAACGTTGGATGGGCCCAGCAGTTCCAGACCCTGGTCGTCCCGTGGATACGGGACGCCACCGACGACAACCTGAGGTTCAAGTTCTACTGGGGCGGCGTCATGGGAAACGACACGGAGTACCTTAAGAAGATGCGGATAGGCCAGCTCCAGGGAGCGGGCATAACCGAATCCGGGGTAAACCTGGCCTGCCCGGAAATGTCCGTGCTGGAACTCCCTTTTCTGATAAAGGGCTATGAGGAGGTGGACTACCTGCGAACCATGATGTTTTCAACCTTTGACTTCTATTTCGGCCAGCATGGATTCAAGATGCTTCTGTGGATCGACCAGGACTTCGACCAGTGCTATTCCACTCGTTATCAGATGGTGAGCCTGGAAGATTTCAGGAAGATGAAATTCGGCAACTGGGGAGGTCCCATTGAAACAGCCACCATAAAGGCCCTTGGCGCCCAGCCTGTGCCGACGAACGTCACCGAGGCTTACACCAGCCTCAAGACGGGCCTCACAGATACTGCAATCGGCCCGGCCATGTATTACGCCGGGAGCCAGCTCTTCACGGTCATCAAGTACGTGAATCCGATGAAGATACGCTATGCTCCGGCAATAATAGTCATCAACAGGAATAATTACGAGGCCTTGCCGGACGAATACCAGGAGAACCTGGACTCCGGTCGTGACGCTGTTCAGGCCGCTTTCGTGAAAGCTGGCCGGAACGAAAATGCCCGGGCCCTGGAGGCCATGATAAAGTACGGGGTAAAGCGCGCGGAACTGAGTCAGGAAAACAAGGCTGCTTTTATAAAGGCAACAAGGCCTGTCTGGGATCAGTGCGCCGGTCAGATTTATCCGAAGCATCTTTTGGAAGAAGTCTTGAGATACCTTGATTATTACCGCGCAGGCAAACCCGTAAAGAAACCGCTGTTCAAGGAGACCGCCCCAAAGGGCAAGGCACAAGCCCAAGACACGCCCGCCAGACCCGCTAAACAGCAGGATACCAGGAAGTCGGCCACCAGTGAATCCGCAAAAGAATCAGAGGACGCTCAGAAGCTGTCAGCCTGGGAACGCAGGAAAATTCAGGTCCGGGCCGTGCAGGAAAAGCTTTCCGCCCTTGGATACTATGCTTCAACCGTAGATGGCGTTTTCGGGCCCATCACCCAGGAAGCCGTCATGAAATACCAGAGCGACAAGGGATTTGCCCAGTCAGGCTCCATAGATCGAAGGCTCCTTCGTTCGCTTGATATCCAGGAACAGTGA
- a CDS encoding SDR family oxidoreductase, which produces MKSLKDKVAVVTGAASGIGRELSKVLASEGCHLAVADKNAEGLLETAGMLEKIGVRTLSSQVDVSSAGDVEKFAAQVMEQFGRVDIIINNAGIAVVAHIDQTNTPAFQNVMNVNFWGVYNGVTAFLPYLKKQGFGHIVNISSVFGLWGIPTQAAYNCSKFAVRGLSESLAQELSGTGIKVSCVYPGGIRTNIAKSAGFNQSFGPFKDKETFRKLFDEHLAITSPEKAALCIVRGIKANRARILIGPDAYLMDYTQRLFPRLYQNIIPAAIKLMGRK; this is translated from the coding sequence ATGAAATCCCTGAAAGACAAGGTGGCCGTGGTGACGGGGGCCGCATCCGGCATAGGCCGCGAATTGTCGAAAGTCCTGGCCTCTGAGGGCTGCCATTTGGCCGTGGCGGATAAAAACGCCGAAGGTTTGCTGGAAACCGCTGGCATGCTGGAAAAAATCGGCGTCCGCACACTTTCGAGCCAGGTGGATGTCTCCAGCGCCGGGGATGTGGAGAAATTCGCGGCTCAGGTCATGGAACAGTTCGGACGTGTGGATATTATAATCAACAACGCTGGCATCGCCGTAGTGGCCCATATTGACCAAACGAACACTCCCGCATTCCAGAATGTCATGAACGTAAACTTCTGGGGCGTCTACAACGGGGTGACAGCCTTTCTTCCTTATCTGAAGAAACAGGGCTTTGGGCACATCGTCAACATATCCAGTGTGTTCGGACTGTGGGGCATACCCACCCAGGCCGCATACAACTGCAGCAAGTTCGCGGTGCGGGGGCTTTCGGAGTCCCTGGCCCAGGAGCTTTCGGGAACCGGCATAAAAGTCTCCTGCGTCTATCCGGGCGGAATCAGGACTAATATTGCAAAAAGCGCCGGGTTCAATCAGTCTTTCGGGCCGTTTAAGGACAAGGAAACCTTCCGGAAGCTTTTCGACGAGCACCTGGCCATTACCTCCCCGGAAAAGGCGGCCCTGTGCATAGTCAGGGGCATAAAGGCAAACCGCGCGAGGATACTCATCGGCCCGGACGCCTACCTTATGGATTATACCCAGAGGCTTTTCCCAAGGCTTTACCAGAACATCATCCCGGCGGCCATAAAACTGATGGGGAGGAAATGA
- a CDS encoding sigma 54-interacting transcriptional regulator — MTELLKIDPKKGFPLFGSHRIVITGISSLRRFGDDLTHHLGLDSMGRLLARVGYENGLTAAAVIGDMYDFDSRLEWFHACKVVMRVAGIVEQEITRWEYEEEKNRMRFEGIWHDSFEALNYLNKKTGLSPQPICNLLSGFLSGYASAVFGREILVRETACKAAGSPECTFSAYFPEEGGEELKAFRDSLTLSTLEGDISRLEAELKQSREDLAKSEAEIARLKKQARVMKQSSGIVYRGKSMANLMMLAEKIAATDLSVLIQGESGTGKELVARFIHDHSGRKRKPFFAINCAALPSNLLETELFGYTKGAFTGADSNRKGLLLDADGGTFFLDEVGEMPLALQAKLLRVLQEKEVRPVGGSQNMPLDVRIVAATNRDLKQMIEKGDFREDLFYRLSVFPLNVEPLRRRKEDILILARHFLSRMKPSHPGLEPEVVRCLENHSWPGNIRELENTMEYALVMSPEAKISPAHLPSSITQSAGSPLQSIMSELPSLEELELRYANMVLEHTSGNKTEAARILGIGTTTLWRYLQK; from the coding sequence ATGACTGAACTTTTGAAGATCGACCCCAAGAAGGGATTTCCCCTGTTCGGGTCGCACAGGATAGTTATCACAGGTATTTCATCGCTCAGGCGTTTCGGCGATGATCTCACCCATCATCTCGGGCTGGACAGCATGGGAAGGCTACTGGCACGGGTAGGCTACGAAAACGGCCTTACCGCTGCTGCGGTCATCGGTGATATGTATGACTTCGACTCGCGTCTGGAATGGTTTCATGCCTGCAAGGTGGTTATGCGCGTGGCGGGAATTGTCGAACAGGAAATTACCAGATGGGAGTATGAGGAGGAAAAGAACAGGATGCGCTTCGAGGGAATATGGCACGACTCTTTCGAGGCCCTTAACTATCTCAACAAGAAAACCGGCTTAAGCCCACAGCCGATATGCAACCTGCTCTCCGGTTTTTTAAGCGGCTACGCCAGCGCGGTTTTCGGACGGGAAATCCTGGTGCGGGAGACAGCCTGCAAGGCGGCAGGCTCACCGGAATGCACGTTTTCCGCCTACTTCCCGGAGGAGGGCGGAGAGGAACTGAAAGCATTCAGGGATTCCCTCACGCTTTCAACACTGGAAGGCGACATATCCCGGCTTGAGGCGGAGCTTAAGCAATCCCGTGAGGACCTTGCCAAAAGCGAGGCCGAAATAGCGCGCCTCAAGAAGCAGGCAAGAGTAATGAAGCAGTCTTCCGGGATAGTCTATCGCGGCAAATCCATGGCTAACCTCATGATGCTGGCTGAAAAAATCGCGGCGACCGATCTTTCTGTGCTGATACAGGGAGAAAGCGGCACGGGAAAGGAACTTGTGGCAAGGTTTATCCACGATCATTCCGGGCGCAAACGGAAGCCCTTTTTTGCAATAAACTGCGCCGCGCTTCCTTCAAATCTTTTGGAAACCGAGCTCTTCGGTTACACCAAGGGGGCCTTCACCGGAGCGGACAGCAACCGGAAGGGCCTCCTCCTTGATGCCGACGGGGGGACGTTTTTTCTGGATGAGGTGGGAGAGATGCCCCTTGCCCTGCAGGCGAAGCTCCTTCGAGTTCTGCAGGAAAAGGAGGTCCGTCCGGTTGGGGGCTCGCAGAACATGCCCCTTGATGTCCGTATCGTTGCCGCCACAAACCGGGATTTGAAACAGATGATCGAAAAGGGTGATTTTCGTGAGGACCTGTTTTACCGCCTTTCGGTTTTCCCTTTGAACGTCGAACCCCTTAGGCGCAGGAAAGAGGATATACTCATACTCGCCCGCCATTTTCTTTCGCGTATGAAACCAAGCCACCCCGGTTTGGAGCCTGAGGTGGTCAGATGTCTCGAAAACCATTCCTGGCCGGGCAATATCCGGGAGTTGGAAAACACAATGGAGTATGCCTTGGTGATGTCCCCTGAGGCCAAGATATCCCCCGCCCATTTGCCCTCTTCCATAACGCAGAGTGCAGGGTCTCCCCTTCAAAGCATAATGTCCGAGCTGCCTTCCTTGGAGGAGTTGGAGCTGCGCTACGCCAACATGGTATTGGAGCACACCAGTGGCAACAAGACCGAGGCGGCACGCATACTCGGAATAGGCACCACCACCTTGTGGCGTTATCTTCAGAAATAG
- a CDS encoding nitroreductase family protein, with translation MSETGKDNRDAFLEKLKAEFTETEKVILSRRSVRQFKKEQVPEFMVKRILEAGRFAPSAGNFQPWKFIVVRDQEIIGGITKTVMDTCRSFTRIVDYRAGGSPFIRSMAKFLTWLKPNELHPMPFSALPLVAAGKLSLFHGAPTVIIILKDVRGVSKPDLDCGIAGQNMVLAAHSMGLGTCWVGFSKLALDRNTQWKKRLGIKYPYRFASSLAIGWPKGNPDGMVPRQLHAIDWHENGGIQTVY, from the coding sequence ATGTCCGAGACCGGCAAGGATAATCGAGACGCTTTTCTGGAAAAGCTTAAGGCCGAGTTCACGGAAACAGAGAAAGTGATCTTAAGCCGCAGAAGCGTCCGCCAGTTCAAAAAGGAACAGGTCCCGGAGTTCATGGTGAAAAGAATTCTGGAGGCTGGCAGGTTCGCCCCCTCCGCCGGTAACTTCCAGCCCTGGAAATTCATCGTGGTGAGGGATCAGGAGATAATCGGCGGCATCACAAAAACCGTGATGGACACCTGCCGCTCCTTTACAAGGATAGTGGACTACAGGGCCGGGGGCTCGCCCTTTATTCGCAGCATGGCCAAGTTTTTAACCTGGCTTAAGCCCAACGAACTGCATCCCATGCCTTTTTCAGCTCTGCCCCTGGTGGCCGCTGGGAAGCTTTCACTTTTTCACGGCGCGCCCACGGTCATCATCATATTGAAAGATGTCCGGGGTGTGTCGAAGCCGGACCTCGATTGCGGCATAGCGGGCCAGAATATGGTGCTGGCTGCTCACAGCATGGGGCTGGGAACCTGTTGGGTGGGCTTTTCCAAGCTGGCCCTGGACAGGAACACCCAATGGAAAAAAAGGCTTGGAATAAAATACCCGTACAGGTTCGCCTCAAGCCTCGCCATAGGCTGGCCGAAGGGCAATCCCGACGGGATGGTTCCCAGACAACTCCATGCAATTGACTGGCACGAGAACGGCGGCATCCAAACCGTCTACTGA
- a CDS encoding acetoacetate decarboxylase family protein translates to MKPPVLTSDTFFDGIHQKVIEDYQARLPIFYFDNTSLTAIFSASTRKVRSRLPFDTLHPVELYPGRCLVAISAFQYRESDIGPYNEFSLAALVSQPKKGLPLITAVGQLLRNEAQAYILSLPVDSEIARRGGVEMSGYPKFLAEFKWTEDAGYLCCEVNVNGRSLVKMRGRKLSTSKGRITRTILYTKFEDRLLMANLYVDPKKFAQSIMPESAAVEVGEGHELCETLMDLELGKTPLAYQYSPYSRAMLFDSKNLLDA, encoded by the coding sequence ATGAAGCCTCCGGTTTTAACAAGCGATACATTTTTTGACGGAATCCATCAAAAGGTCATCGAAGATTATCAGGCCAGGCTTCCCATTTTCTATTTCGACAATACCTCGCTCACCGCCATCTTTTCAGCTTCCACCCGAAAGGTACGGTCGCGCCTGCCTTTCGATACCCTGCATCCCGTGGAACTTTACCCCGGCCGGTGCCTTGTGGCCATCTCGGCCTTTCAGTACAGGGAATCGGACATCGGCCCGTACAACGAATTCTCCCTTGCGGCCCTGGTAAGCCAACCCAAAAAGGGCCTTCCTCTCATTACCGCAGTCGGCCAGCTACTGCGCAACGAGGCGCAGGCCTACATACTCTCACTTCCGGTGGATTCCGAAATCGCCCGGCGCGGAGGCGTGGAGATGTCAGGTTACCCCAAGTTCCTGGCAGAGTTCAAATGGACTGAGGATGCGGGATACCTTTGCTGCGAGGTGAACGTAAACGGCAGGAGCCTGGTAAAAATGCGCGGACGCAAGCTTTCAACCTCGAAAGGCCGGATAACCCGTACCATATTGTATACGAAGTTCGAGGACCGCCTTTTAATGGCCAATCTCTACGTGGATCCCAAAAAATTCGCCCAGTCCATTATGCCTGAAAGCGCCGCCGTGGAAGTGGGCGAAGGCCATGAGCTTTGCGAAACGTTGATGGACCTTGAGTTGGGCAAAACACCCCTGGCTTACCAGTACAGCCCTTACAGCAGGGCCATGCTTTTCGATTCAAAGAATTTGCTGGATGCCTGA
- a CDS encoding 4Fe-4S binding protein encodes MRYGSVEIDPDKCIGCALCAGACPADAIFMECEKARPRLAKENFCAFCGDCAAICPKGAVTLISPYGFSRFFKTLDREGLSLPRL; translated from the coding sequence ATGCGATACGGATCGGTTGAAATAGATCCCGATAAATGTATCGGCTGCGCCCTGTGCGCAGGGGCATGCCCGGCGGACGCCATTTTCATGGAGTGTGAAAAAGCGCGGCCCAGGCTCGCCAAAGAGAACTTTTGCGCCTTCTGCGGAGACTGCGCGGCCATATGCCCAAAAGGGGCGGTCACGCTTATAAGCCCTTACGGATTTTCAAGGTTTTTCAAAACGTTGGACCGCGAAGGCCTGAGTCTTCCGAGGCTTTGA
- a CDS encoding thiolase family protein: protein MSQDVYIIGTAMTKFGKYLEKGVKTLAGEALDLVLKDAGLSRGDIEAAWFSNSGWGYHSFQHAVRGQVALSAGGLEGLPIVNVENACASGSTALHSAWAAVKAGIYDCVLALGAEKMYDADKAKTMMMFMSGSDVEELSVFMEKFREAEQKRKEKEAREKGLEPPKPGGGGHSAFVDLYSIGARMHMEKYGTTQRQYAVIAAKAHMNSVMNPYAQYTFPMTVEEVLADREVSFPLTRAMCAPVGDGAAAVILCGENFLKRRGTRRSLRIRASVLKSGTRTGDNDICARASRAAYEMAGLGPEDIHVVEVHDATAFGELHQCEQMGFCPVGEGGPFAESGATAIGGKIPINPGGGLIARGHPVGASGLAQVFELAAHLNGEAGKRQVTGARMALAENGGGFLGTGEAAMAVHILEKV, encoded by the coding sequence ATGTCGCAAGACGTTTACATAATCGGAACGGCCATGACCAAGTTCGGCAAATACCTGGAAAAAGGGGTGAAGACCCTTGCCGGCGAAGCCCTTGACCTGGTTCTTAAGGATGCGGGTCTTTCGCGTGGCGATATCGAGGCCGCTTGGTTTTCAAACTCAGGATGGGGCTACCACTCATTCCAGCACGCCGTGCGGGGCCAGGTGGCGCTTTCCGCAGGCGGCCTGGAAGGCCTTCCCATCGTTAATGTGGAAAACGCCTGCGCAAGCGGATCCACCGCCCTTCACTCCGCCTGGGCGGCTGTAAAAGCCGGAATATACGACTGTGTTTTGGCCCTGGGGGCTGAAAAGATGTACGACGCCGACAAGGCCAAAACCATGATGATGTTCATGTCAGGCTCGGATGTGGAGGAGCTTTCGGTCTTCATGGAAAAATTCCGGGAGGCTGAGCAGAAACGAAAAGAAAAAGAGGCCCGCGAAAAGGGCCTGGAACCGCCGAAACCCGGCGGCGGCGGGCACTCGGCCTTCGTGGATCTATATTCCATAGGCGCCCGCATGCACATGGAAAAATACGGAACCACCCAGCGCCAATACGCAGTCATCGCGGCCAAGGCGCACATGAACTCCGTCATGAATCCCTACGCCCAATACACCTTTCCCATGACCGTGGAGGAAGTTCTGGCAGACCGGGAGGTCAGCTTTCCCCTGACCCGCGCCATGTGTGCACCCGTGGGGGATGGGGCTGCTGCGGTGATTTTGTGCGGCGAAAACTTTCTTAAGCGCCGGGGAACCCGAAGAAGCCTGCGTATCCGCGCCTCGGTTTTAAAGTCGGGAACCCGCACCGGCGACAACGATATATGCGCCCGTGCTTCCCGGGCTGCATACGAGATGGCCGGGTTGGGGCCGGAAGACATACACGTGGTGGAAGTCCATGACGCCACGGCCTTCGGGGAGCTTCACCAGTGCGAGCAGATGGGCTTCTGCCCTGTGGGGGAAGGCGGCCCCTTTGCCGAAAGCGGAGCAACAGCCATCGGGGGGAAGATTCCCATCAATCCCGGAGGCGGGCTCATCGCCCGTGGCCATCCAGTGGGAGCTTCCGGGCTTGCCCAGGTCTTCGAGCTTGCCGCGCACTTAAACGGCGAGGCGGGGAAAAGGCAGGTAACAGGCGCACGCATGGCGCTTGCGGAAAACGGCGGCGGATTCCTTGGCACGGGCGAGGCTGCCATGGCGGTCCACATACTGGAAAAGGTTTAG
- a CDS encoding alpha/beta fold hydrolase, with product MKSVLILSGLILMLMTAMPGAALCGGSGSLKCDTRYPVVLAHGMGATAEMFGFVEYWYGIPEALRDQGADVYAVSVNAMGSTETKAAQFKTQLLQILAVTGKAKANVIGHSHGGIYPRYAITNMGLASKVASLTSIGAPHRGSTVVDVMVSGLPGSIFALGSDLTNFMYAFICGDTNPDFATNAIQLTTGYMRNIFNPNTPNVSGVYYQSYNGKVKVACPFALIQPCWLLLLATEGESDGATSTYSAKWGTWKGTVSGAWYSPGVDHLGEVGQLLGATPGFDAPGFYVGMVGDLKAAGF from the coding sequence ATGAAAAGCGTGCTGATTCTTTCGGGGCTGATTTTGATGTTAATGACGGCAATGCCGGGCGCCGCCCTTTGCGGAGGAAGCGGAAGCCTTAAGTGCGACACCCGCTACCCCGTGGTGCTGGCTCACGGAATGGGCGCCACCGCCGAGATGTTCGGATTCGTGGAGTACTGGTACGGCATACCTGAAGCCCTTAGAGATCAGGGCGCCGACGTTTATGCGGTCTCAGTTAACGCAATGGGCTCAACCGAAACCAAGGCCGCCCAGTTCAAGACCCAGCTGCTGCAGATTCTGGCGGTCACTGGAAAGGCCAAGGCCAATGTTATCGGTCATTCCCACGGAGGCATCTATCCACGGTACGCCATCACAAACATGGGTTTGGCCTCCAAGGTTGCGAGCCTGACCTCCATCGGCGCGCCCCACCGGGGCAGCACCGTGGTGGATGTAATGGTTTCCGGCCTGCCCGGCTCAATCTTCGCCTTGGGCTCCGATCTCACAAACTTCATGTATGCCTTCATCTGTGGCGACACCAACCCGGACTTTGCCACCAACGCAATCCAGCTGACCACGGGCTACATGAGGAACATCTTCAACCCCAATACCCCCAACGTGTCCGGCGTCTATTACCAGAGCTACAACGGCAAGGTGAAGGTGGCCTGCCCCTTTGCCCTGATACAGCCTTGCTGGCTCCTGCTTCTGGCCACCGAGGGCGAAAGCGACGGAGCCACCAGCACCTATAGCGCCAAGTGGGGCACATGGAAAGGAACAGTGAGCGGAGCCTGGTACTCTCCCGGTGTGGATCATCTGGGCGAAGTTGGCCAGCTTTTGGGAGCCACTCCCGGCTTTGACGCCCCTGGCTTCTACGTTGGAATGGTGGGTGATCTTAAGGCGGCGGGCTTCTAA
- a CDS encoding acyl-CoA/acyl-ACP dehydrogenase: protein MSLSISNQRLTTMEDWFDDNSASLKAISSQPGAMAGEIMEVVNLARKFKEEFIRPQAIEMDKRIQEDHSYLPEEWVDEACRRGFFTLCVPKIFGGQGYCFPALSYFMEEIASVCLGMANIIGAHYLGLGTLICTWNLPLIARVCREIVEGERSGKACMVSLAMTEPTSGSDTPEPDLLDKGQVACLAKKEDGGYRVNGSKIFISNGHFSTWHMTVAFEDLARPSETAVILAVRNGAKGFQVAGKESKMGQLACPASELVFNDCFIPNEQVALSPDMTRGYSRTHREIYQHLFDDLCSISRAGVCALSAGAARGAYESALAFAAMAKKKGDYLINSEWVQCRLAEMYKNAVVARLLYIEANYANGNHGIYKGLQAKPVYYALRYLPKSFLSWGLGKALGLEWLTGLIRKRQLSGFNPGMVQRTAGLGALAKFASSDAACENAQLAMEMMGAKGLRHELGTEKRLRDIKLLQIYEGTNQICRMDLFRNLIARRLPQAKLYEECV from the coding sequence ATGAGCCTTTCAATATCAAACCAAAGGTTAACAACCATGGAGGACTGGTTCGACGACAATTCCGCAAGCCTTAAGGCCATATCCTCCCAGCCCGGGGCAATGGCCGGAGAAATTATGGAGGTTGTGAACCTTGCGAGAAAGTTCAAGGAGGAATTCATAAGGCCCCAAGCCATCGAGATGGACAAGAGAATCCAGGAAGACCATTCTTACCTGCCGGAGGAATGGGTTGATGAGGCTTGCAGGCGGGGCTTTTTCACATTGTGCGTTCCCAAGATATTCGGGGGGCAGGGCTATTGCTTTCCCGCACTGTCCTATTTCATGGAGGAAATCGCCTCCGTGTGCCTGGGGATGGCCAATATCATAGGTGCGCACTACCTGGGTCTGGGCACCCTCATCTGCACCTGGAACCTCCCCCTGATCGCAAGGGTCTGCCGGGAGATCGTCGAAGGTGAACGCAGCGGCAAGGCCTGCATGGTAAGCCTTGCCATGACCGAGCCCACCTCCGGTTCGGACACCCCGGAGCCCGATCTTCTCGACAAGGGCCAGGTGGCCTGCCTGGCAAAAAAGGAAGATGGCGGTTACCGGGTTAACGGTTCCAAGATCTTCATATCGAACGGCCATTTTTCAACCTGGCACATGACAGTGGCCTTCGAGGACCTTGCGCGCCCTTCCGAAACTGCGGTGATCCTGGCGGTGCGCAATGGCGCCAAGGGCTTCCAGGTCGCCGGCAAGGAATCCAAGATGGGCCAGTTGGCCTGCCCCGCGAGCGAACTCGTTTTCAACGACTGTTTCATCCCAAACGAGCAGGTGGCGCTGTCTCCCGACATGACCAGAGGATATTCCAGGACCCACAGGGAAATATACCAACATTTATTCGACGACCTTTGCTCCATATCCAGGGCGGGCGTATGCGCCTTAAGCGCCGGGGCGGCCCGGGGCGCATACGAGAGCGCTCTTGCTTTCGCTGCTATGGCGAAAAAAAAGGGAGATTACCTCATAAACTCGGAATGGGTGCAGTGCCGGCTGGCGGAGATGTACAAGAACGCAGTCGTTGCGAGGCTTCTTTACATAGAAGCCAACTACGCAAACGGCAATCACGGCATTTACAAGGGCCTTCAGGCAAAGCCGGTCTATTACGCCTTAAGGTACCTTCCGAAATCATTCCTGTCCTGGGGTCTTGGCAAAGCGCTTGGATTGGAATGGCTTACCGGGCTCATCCGCAAAAGGCAGCTTTCAGGCTTCAACCCGGGCATGGTGCAGCGCACCGCAGGTTTAGGGGCTCTGGCCAAATTCGCCAGCTCGGACGCGGCCTGTGAAAACGCACAGCTGGCCATGGAGATGATGGGGGCAAAAGGGTTGAGGCACGAGCTGGGCACAGAAAAACGCCTCAGGGACATAAAGCTCCTTCAGATTTACGAGGGCACCAACCAGATATGCCGTATGGACCTTTTCAGAAACCTGATAGCCCGCCGCCTGCCACAGGCAAAGCTCTATGAGGAATGCGTCTAA
- a CDS encoding acyl-CoA/acyl-ACP dehydrogenase, with product MQADKVAKEYQMLEKSVREFAAKMLRPRLEENDRYPVSDDFAKAVEKAMELEYFSVMLPEDMNGFGGKTLPLGIVLSCISETDAAMGAMILTNAVAQEIMLTAGETDIVRDICGKADWSRELLIAFPLLTDPEEDEILLSAKKEDGKYRLSGTAEYVVMGPMARRALVPAKLGNEPGYGFFLVDLDLPESSSQGAISSAGLHACPASDIKFMGAQARLMGRMEDGPRYYEQTCIKMLPAAAAVAGGLMQGSMKEALSYCKKRRQGGRRIIDWSELRLILSDMLLAANTGRILLDNAFRAVDAHSAKWAEDALTASVYVLETACRQTSDGIQALGGYGYTKHSFQERRFRDAQHLRSIFGSAVPRRLAYAKLGLNC from the coding sequence ATGCAAGCCGATAAGGTTGCCAAAGAATATCAAATGCTTGAAAAGTCGGTGCGGGAGTTTGCGGCCAAGATGCTCCGCCCCCGGCTGGAGGAAAACGACCGTTATCCGGTAAGCGACGATTTCGCAAAAGCAGTGGAAAAGGCGATGGAGCTTGAGTACTTTTCAGTGATGCTTCCGGAAGATATGAACGGCTTCGGCGGAAAGACACTTCCTCTGGGTATTGTGCTTTCGTGCATTTCGGAAACCGACGCCGCCATGGGCGCAATGATTCTCACAAACGCCGTGGCCCAGGAAATAATGCTTACAGCCGGAGAAACGGATATCGTAAGGGATATTTGCGGCAAGGCCGACTGGAGCCGCGAGCTTCTCATCGCGTTCCCCCTTTTGACGGATCCGGAGGAGGACGAAATCCTCCTTTCCGCAAAAAAAGAGGACGGAAAATACCGGCTGTCTGGAACGGCTGAGTACGTGGTGATGGGACCGATGGCCCGAAGGGCTCTTGTTCCCGCAAAGCTTGGAAACGAGCCGGGATACGGGTTTTTCCTGGTGGATTTGGACCTGCCGGAGTCAAGCTCCCAAGGAGCCATATCGAGCGCAGGTCTGCACGCCTGCCCGGCCTCCGATATCAAATTCATGGGCGCCCAGGCGCGTCTCATGGGGAGGATGGAGGACGGCCCCCGTTATTATGAGCAAACGTGCATTAAAATGCTCCCGGCCGCCGCCGCAGTGGCGGGCGGCCTTATGCAGGGCTCCATGAAGGAAGCCCTCTCGTACTGCAAAAAGCGCAGGCAGGGCGGCAGAAGGATCATTGACTGGTCGGAACTGCGCCTGATTCTCTCTGATATGCTCCTTGCGGCCAACACCGGCCGGATACTTCTCGACAACGCCTTCCGGGCGGTTGACGCCCATTCGGCCAAATGGGCCGAAGACGCTCTTACTGCATCCGTCTACGTCCTTGAAACAGCGTGCAGGCAGACATCCGACGGCATCCAGGCCCTTGGCGGCTACGGCTACACAAAGCATTCCTTTCAGGAGCGCCGTTTCCGGGACGCCCAGCATTTGAGGTCAATTTTCGGAAGCGCTGTCCCACGAAGGCTTGCATACGCAAAACTTGGTCTCAATTGCTGA